In a genomic window of Pseudomonas putida:
- the nhaA gene encoding Na+/H+ antiporter NhaA, translating into MPLRSTFTRFFQLEAASGLLLIAAAVLALIINNSSLSWLYNGLLDTPVVAQIGALKIAKPLLLWINDGLMALFFLLIGLEVKREVLDGQLSKPSQIVLPGAAAIGGMVVPALIYWFLNRDNPPALDGWAIPTATDIAFALGVLALLGKRVPVSLKLFLMTLAIIDDLGAIIIIAIFYSGALSTLSLALAAACIAALIGMNRLGVVKLGPYMIVGLILWVCVLKSGVHATLAGVTLAFCIPLRTRNAEQSPLLTLEHALHPWVAYGILPLFAFANAGLSLSGVTAESFTHYVPMGIAIGLLLGKTVGVFGLTWLAVKTGIAALPQGANWGQVLGVAILCGIGFTMSLFVGSLAFVPGASEYAGMDRMGILTGSIMAALIGYAVTAMASRKKVLQPA; encoded by the coding sequence TTGCCTCTGCGTAGCACTTTCACACGTTTCTTTCAGCTGGAAGCTGCCAGCGGCCTGCTGCTGATCGCCGCAGCCGTTCTGGCTCTAATCATCAACAACTCCTCACTGTCCTGGCTGTACAACGGTTTGTTGGACACGCCTGTCGTGGCGCAAATCGGCGCGCTGAAAATCGCCAAGCCGCTGCTGTTGTGGATCAACGACGGCCTGATGGCGTTGTTTTTCCTGCTGATCGGCCTGGAAGTGAAGCGTGAAGTCCTCGACGGCCAACTGTCCAAGCCATCGCAAATCGTCCTGCCCGGCGCCGCAGCCATCGGCGGCATGGTGGTGCCGGCATTGATCTACTGGTTCCTCAACCGTGACAACCCGCCGGCTCTGGATGGCTGGGCCATCCCGACGGCCACCGACATTGCCTTCGCCCTCGGCGTACTGGCGCTGCTGGGCAAACGGGTTCCGGTGTCGTTGAAACTGTTCCTGATGACCCTGGCGATCATCGACGATCTGGGCGCAATCATCATCATCGCGATCTTCTATTCCGGCGCCCTGTCCACCCTGTCCCTGGCGCTGGCCGCGGCCTGCATAGCGGCGCTGATCGGCATGAATCGGCTCGGTGTGGTCAAGCTCGGACCGTACATGATCGTCGGCCTGATCCTCTGGGTCTGCGTGCTCAAGAGCGGCGTGCACGCCACGCTGGCCGGCGTGACACTGGCCTTCTGCATTCCCCTGCGCACCCGAAACGCGGAGCAGTCGCCGCTGCTGACTTTGGAGCATGCGCTGCATCCGTGGGTGGCCTACGGCATCCTGCCGCTGTTCGCCTTTGCCAATGCCGGCCTGTCCCTGAGCGGCGTTACCGCCGAAAGCTTCACGCACTACGTGCCGATGGGCATTGCGATCGGCCTGCTGCTGGGCAAGACCGTCGGTGTATTCGGCCTGACCTGGCTGGCGGTGAAAACCGGCATCGCCGCCCTGCCCCAGGGCGCGAACTGGGGCCAGGTGCTGGGCGTGGCGATCCTCTGCGGCATCGGTTTCACCATGAGCCTGTTCGTTGGCTCCCTGGCCTTCGTACCGGGCGCCAGCGAATACGCCGGCATGGACAGGATGGGGATTCTCACCGGTTCGATCATGGCGGCATTGATCGGTTATGCGGTCACGGCGATGGCCAGTCGCAAGAAAGTGCTGCAACCCGCGTAG
- a CDS encoding PLP-dependent cysteine synthase family protein, with amino-acid sequence MSDNRQWAREAIRIIEADFQRSADTHLIPLPLPGFPGIELYFKDESSHPTGSLKHRLARSLFLYALCNGWLKPGAPVIEASSGSTAISEAYFARLLGVPFIAVVPASTSKEKIAQIAFYGGQTHLVNDPTQIYAESERLAREHDGHFIDQFTYAERATDWRANNNIAESIFQQMRFEKHPEPSWLISSPGTGGTTATLGRYVRYRQHCTRVLCADAERSVFFDYYQTGDASLRLDHGSRIEGIGRPRVEASFLPKVIDAMVKVPDALSLAAMHYLAERLGRHVGGSSGTNLIGALMAAQQMAAAGETGSIVAILCDSGERYATTYYDQKWLKAEGYELSGLMAAVAATVERGEPLPASVLRANI; translated from the coding sequence ATGAGCGACAACCGACAGTGGGCCCGCGAAGCCATCCGGATCATCGAAGCCGACTTCCAGCGTAGCGCCGACACCCACCTGATCCCTTTGCCACTGCCGGGCTTTCCGGGCATCGAGTTGTATTTCAAGGATGAGTCGAGCCATCCCACCGGCAGCCTCAAGCACCGCCTGGCTCGCTCATTGTTCCTTTATGCGCTGTGTAACGGCTGGCTCAAGCCCGGCGCGCCGGTGATCGAAGCCTCCAGCGGTTCGACGGCGATTTCCGAGGCGTACTTCGCCCGGTTGCTGGGAGTGCCATTCATTGCAGTGGTGCCCGCCAGCACTTCCAAGGAAAAGATCGCGCAGATCGCCTTCTACGGTGGCCAGACTCACCTGGTGAACGATCCAACGCAGATCTACGCCGAATCCGAGCGCCTGGCGCGGGAACACGACGGGCATTTCATCGACCAGTTCACCTATGCGGAGCGCGCCACCGACTGGCGGGCGAACAACAACATCGCCGAATCGATCTTTCAGCAGATGCGTTTTGAGAAGCACCCGGAGCCGAGCTGGCTGATCTCAAGCCCGGGCACCGGCGGCACCACGGCTACCCTGGGACGTTATGTGCGCTATCGCCAGCATTGCACCCGTGTGCTGTGTGCCGATGCCGAACGTTCGGTGTTCTTCGATTACTACCAGACTGGCGATGCCAGCCTGCGCCTGGACCATGGCTCGCGTATCGAAGGCATTGGCCGGCCACGGGTGGAAGCCTCGTTCCTGCCCAAGGTGATCGATGCGATGGTCAAGGTGCCGGACGCGTTATCGCTGGCCGCCATGCACTACCTGGCCGAACGACTGGGGCGGCATGTCGGTGGATCGAGCGGCACCAACCTGATCGGTGCCCTGATGGCTGCGCAACAGATGGCGGCAGCGGGGGAGACGGGGTCGATCGTGGCCATCCTGTGCGACAGCGGTGAGCGTTACGCCACGACTTACTACGATCAGAAATGGCTCAAGGCCGAGGGGTATGAGTTGAGTGGTTTGATGGCGGCCGTTGCTGCAACGGTCGAGCGCGGTGAGCCGCTGCCGGCGAGTGTGTTGCGGGCCAATATCTGA
- a CDS encoding NAD(P)/FAD-dependent oxidoreductase — MLRITELKLPIDHPDGDLRPAIVQRLGIASDDLLDFTLFKRSYDARKKSSELCFIYTIDLNVRDEAAVLRKFADDRNVNVAPDVSYKMVGQAPADLSTRPVVVGFGPCGIFAGLLLAQMGFKPIILERGPDVRQRTKDTWGLWRKSVLNPESNVQFGEGGAGTFSDGKLYSQIKDPKFIGRKVLHEFVKAGAPEEILYVSKPHIGTFRLTGVVETMREEIRALGGEVRFQQRVTDVLIEDGQLVGVELDGGEQIHSKHVILALGHSARDTFRMLHGRGVYMEAKPFSVGFRIEHPQSLIDRARLGKYAGHPKLGAADYKLVHHAKNGRSVYSFCMCPGGTVVAATSEPNRVVTNGMSQYSRNERNANSGIVVGISPEVDYPGGPLAGIELQERLESHAFVLGGSNYEAPAQLVGDFIAGKPSTELGSVEPSYKPGVALGDLALALPAFAIEAIREALPAFEKQIRGYSLHDAVLTGIETRTSSPLRITRNESMQSLNVKGLFPAGEGAGYAGGILSAGVDGIRIAEAVARDILGLEA, encoded by the coding sequence ATGTTACGAATCACCGAACTCAAGCTGCCGATCGACCATCCCGATGGAGACCTGCGCCCTGCCATCGTGCAGCGCCTGGGCATCGCCAGCGATGACTTGCTCGACTTCACCTTGTTCAAGCGCAGCTACGATGCGCGCAAAAAGTCTTCCGAGCTGTGCTTCATCTACACCATCGACCTCAACGTTCGCGATGAGGCCGCGGTACTGCGCAAGTTCGCCGATGACCGTAACGTCAACGTGGCCCCGGATGTCAGCTACAAAATGGTCGGCCAGGCGCCGGCTGACCTGAGCACGCGCCCGGTGGTGGTCGGCTTCGGCCCCTGCGGGATTTTCGCCGGGTTGTTGCTGGCACAGATGGGTTTCAAGCCGATCATCCTCGAACGCGGCCCTGATGTGCGCCAGCGCACCAAGGACACTTGGGGCCTGTGGCGCAAGAGCGTGCTCAACCCCGAGTCCAACGTGCAGTTCGGCGAAGGCGGCGCGGGGACGTTCTCCGACGGCAAGCTCTACAGCCAGATCAAGGATCCGAAATTCATCGGTCGCAAGGTCCTGCACGAGTTCGTCAAGGCCGGTGCGCCGGAAGAAATCCTCTACGTCAGCAAACCGCACATCGGTACATTCCGTCTGACCGGTGTCGTGGAAACCATGCGTGAGGAAATCCGTGCCCTGGGCGGCGAAGTGCGCTTCCAGCAGCGGGTGACCGATGTGTTGATCGAAGACGGCCAACTGGTGGGCGTCGAACTCGATGGCGGCGAGCAGATTCATTCGAAACACGTGATCCTGGCCCTCGGCCACAGTGCCCGGGACACCTTCCGCATGCTCCACGGCCGTGGTGTGTACATGGAAGCCAAGCCGTTCTCGGTAGGCTTTCGTATCGAGCACCCGCAGTCGCTGATCGACCGGGCGCGCCTGGGCAAATACGCCGGCCACCCGAAACTCGGCGCCGCCGACTACAAGCTGGTGCACCACGCCAAGAACGGCCGTTCGGTCTACAGCTTCTGCATGTGCCCGGGCGGCACGGTGGTGGCGGCCACGTCCGAGCCGAACCGCGTGGTGACCAATGGCATGAGCCAATACTCGCGGAACGAGCGCAACGCCAACTCAGGGATCGTCGTCGGCATCAGCCCGGAAGTCGACTATCCGGGTGGCCCGCTGGCCGGGATCGAGTTGCAGGAACGCCTGGAATCCCACGCCTTTGTCCTGGGTGGCAGCAATTACGAAGCGCCGGCGCAACTGGTCGGCGACTTCATCGCCGGCAAGCCGTCCACCGAGCTGGGCAGCGTTGAACCGTCCTACAAGCCCGGGGTTGCCCTGGGTGATCTGGCATTGGCCTTGCCGGCCTTCGCCATCGAGGCCATTCGCGAAGCCTTGCCAGCCTTCGAGAAGCAGATTCGCGGTTACTCACTGCACGATGCGGTGTTGACCGGGATCGAAACCCGTACCTCGTCGCCCCTGCGGATCACCCGCAATGAGTCGATGCAGAGCCTGAACGTGAAGGGTCTGTTCCCGGCCGGGGAAGGCGCGGGTTACGCGGGAGGGATTCTGTCGGCGGGTGTGGACGGGATTCGCATTGCCGAGGCTGTGGCGCGCGACATCCTGGGCCTCGAAGCCTGA
- a CDS encoding short chain dehydrogenase, with protein sequence MKILLIGAGGTIGSAIDKELSQRHEIVRIGRKSGDFQVDISDSASIRKLFEQTGKFDALICAAGNVTFAPLAEMTEESFALGLKDKLMGQVNLVLIGREFANDGASFTLTTGVLSHDPIRSGASAALVNGALDSFVRAAAIELPRGLRVNSISPNVLVEAMGKYAPYFRGFKPVPAADVALAYAKSVEGLQTGQTFHI encoded by the coding sequence ATGAAAATTCTTTTGATCGGTGCAGGCGGCACCATCGGTTCGGCCATCGACAAGGAACTGTCCCAACGCCACGAAATCGTGCGTATCGGCCGCAAAAGCGGTGATTTCCAGGTGGATATCAGCGACAGCGCCTCGATTCGCAAACTGTTCGAGCAAACCGGCAAGTTCGACGCGCTGATCTGCGCCGCCGGCAACGTCACCTTCGCCCCATTGGCTGAAATGACCGAAGAGAGTTTTGCCCTGGGCCTGAAAGACAAGCTAATGGGCCAGGTCAATCTGGTGTTGATTGGTCGCGAGTTCGCCAACGACGGCGCCTCGTTCACCCTCACCACCGGTGTGCTGAGCCACGACCCGATTCGCAGCGGCGCCTCGGCGGCACTGGTCAATGGCGCGCTGGACAGCTTCGTCCGCGCCGCCGCCATCGAATTGCCGCGCGGCCTGCGCGTGAACTCGATCAGCCCCAACGTGCTGGTCGAAGCCATGGGCAAATACGCGCCGTACTTCCGTGGTTTCAAACCGGTTCCGGCGGCCGATGTGGCATTGGCCTACGCGAAAAGTGTCGAAGGCCTGCAGACCGGTCAGACCTTTCACATCTGA
- a CDS encoding LysR family transcriptional regulator — MSEMDDLAAFAVLVEVGSFTLAAQQLGCSKGQLSKRISQLETQFSVVLLQRTTRRLSLTAAGAALLPQAQALVVQVERARQALARLKDDMAGPVRMTVPVSLGETFFDGLLLEFSAKYPQVQIELELNNSYRELSRDGFDLAIRADVASDQRLVARPLLAWHEMTCASPAYLEQYGEPQTPQALAEHRCLLNSHYSGREEWLYHQQHELLRVRVSGPFASNHYSLLKKAALAGAGIARLPSYLLPQELADGRLRWLLRDYQTRSMPMYLVHPYQGGLPKRTQVLADYLMGWFKRSGEALDRL; from the coding sequence ATGAGTGAAATGGATGATCTGGCGGCGTTTGCGGTGTTGGTTGAAGTGGGTAGTTTTACCTTGGCCGCGCAACAGCTCGGCTGCAGCAAAGGGCAGTTGTCCAAGCGCATCAGCCAGCTGGAAACGCAGTTTTCCGTGGTGTTGCTGCAGCGCACCACCCGGCGTTTGAGCCTGACAGCGGCAGGCGCGGCATTGTTGCCGCAAGCCCAGGCGCTCGTAGTGCAGGTGGAGCGGGCGCGTCAGGCGCTGGCGCGGTTGAAGGACGACATGGCCGGTCCCGTGCGCATGACGGTTCCGGTGTCGCTGGGGGAAACTTTCTTCGATGGTTTGCTGCTGGAGTTCTCCGCCAAATACCCCCAAGTGCAGATCGAACTGGAGCTCAACAACAGTTACCGCGAACTGTCCCGCGACGGATTCGATCTGGCGATCCGCGCCGACGTCGCCAGTGACCAGCGATTGGTGGCGCGCCCACTGTTGGCCTGGCACGAAATGACCTGCGCCAGCCCGGCCTATCTGGAGCAATACGGTGAGCCGCAGACACCTCAGGCGTTGGCCGAGCACCGCTGCCTGCTCAACAGCCACTACAGCGGCCGCGAGGAATGGCTTTACCACCAGCAGCACGAGTTGTTGCGTGTGCGCGTTTCCGGGCCGTTTGCCAGCAACCATTACAGCCTGCTGAAGAAAGCGGCGCTGGCTGGCGCGGGGATTGCCCGCTTGCCGTCGTACCTGCTGCCACAGGAATTGGCTGACGGACGATTGCGCTGGCTCCTGCGCGATTATCAGACCCGGAGCATGCCGATGTACCTGGTGCATCCGTATCAGGGCGGCTTGCCGAAACGCACGCAGGTGCTGGCGGATTATTTGATGGGGTGGTTCAAGCGCAGTGGGGAGGCGTTGGATCGACTATAG